The Cloeon dipterum chromosome 3, ieCloDipt1.1, whole genome shotgun sequence genome includes a region encoding these proteins:
- the Amun gene encoding uncharacterized protein Amun isoform X1: protein MASSMDTATFFSKGTSEQYKFVLSLYTDAVRLKAELKKVKKPEELIKLDKWYQNELPKVLKSRGKDRHLNHEELVQAMKWKLARGKFYPQLSYLIKVNTPKAVMSETKKAFRKLPNLESAITALTNLKGVGTTMASALLAAACPEEAPFMADECLMAIPDFEGIDYTTKEYLNFVQHIKTVVDRLNKETDPPPAEEDAWTPHKVELALWSHYIISVNKPELLEEAPKNGNSHHTAANGISKTDESISDDSTQDTSSKDSPAPTGIIVSPEDSLLEAPTEDSMEANTGNEESSSQDLPEEAKEESQPAAGAPAPEPIVAEKEPEPAAEEPKQVQPDEPEKKKEEMTTTTTETAAEKEAAIDEQPAAKRPKVDGGED from the exons ATGGCTTCCTCGATGGACACAGCCACTTTCTTCTCAAAAGGAACCTCAGAGCAGTACAAATTTGTACTGAGTTTATATACAGACGCCGTACGACTGAAAGCCGAGCTGAAGAAGGTCAAGAAACCCGAGGAACTGATCAAACTGGACAAATG GTACCAGAACGAGCTTCCGAAGGTGTTAAAATCTCGGGGCAAAGACCGCCACTTAAACCACGAAGAACTGGTCCAGGCTATGAAATGGAAATTGGCT AGAGGCAAATTCTACCCGCAGCTGTCTTACCTAATCAAAGTGAACACGCCCAAAGCCGTAATGTCTGAAACAAAGAAAGCTTTCCGAAAGTTGCCAAATTTGGAGAGCGCCATCACCGCACTGACCAACCTGAAGGGTGTCGGCACCACAATGGCCTCTGCCCTTTTGGCTGCTGCTTGCCCAGAAGAGGCACCTTTCATGGCCGACGAATGCCTCATGGCCATTCCAGACTTTGAAGGCATTGACTATACTACTAAAGAGTACTTGAATTTCGTGCAGCACATTAAGACAGTCGTGGACAGGCTCAACAAAGAAA CAGACCCTCCTCCGGCTGAAGAAGATGCCTGGACTCCTCACAAAGTAGAGTTGGCTCTCTGGTCACACTACATTATCTCCGTGAATAAGCCTGAACTGTTGGAAGAGGCCCCCAAGAATGGAAACTCTCATCATACAGCTGCCAATGGAATATCCAAAACAGAT GAGTCCATCTCAGATGACAGTACACAGGACACAAGCAGCAAGGACTCTCCAGCCCCAACGGGTATTATCGTCAGCCCAGAAGACTCGTTACTTGAGGCACCAACCGAAGACTCGATGGAAGCAAACACGGGCAACGAAGAGTCTAGCAGTCAGGACTTGCCTGAAGAGGCCAAGGAAGAATCTCAGCCGGCAGCAGGTGCTCCCGCACCAGAGCCAATCGTGGCCGAAAAGGAGCCAGAGCCGGCCGCCGAGGAGCCTAAACAAGTGCAGCCTGACGAACCTGAAAAGAAGAAAGAGGAGATGACGACAACCACAACGGAAACAGCCGCCGAGAAGGAGGCTGCCATCGATGAGCAGCCAGCGGCGAAGCGGCCCAAAGTTGATGGAGGCGAAGACTAG
- the Amun gene encoding uncharacterized protein Amun isoform X2 produces the protein MASSMDTATFFSKGTSEQYKFVLSLYTDAVRLKAELKKVKKPEELIKLDKWYQNELPKVLKSRGKDRHLNHEELVQAMKWKLARGKFYPQLSYLIKVNTPKAVMSETKKAFRKLPNLESAITALTNLKGVGTTMASALLAAACPEEAPFMADECLMAIPDFEGIDYTTKEYLNFVQHIKTVVDRLNKENPPPAEEDAWTPHKVELALWSHYIISVNKPELLEEAPKNGNSHHTAANGISKTDESISDDSTQDTSSKDSPAPTGIIVSPEDSLLEAPTEDSMEANTGNEESSSQDLPEEAKEESQPAAGAPAPEPIVAEKEPEPAAEEPKQVQPDEPEKKKEEMTTTTTETAAEKEAAIDEQPAAKRPKVDGGED, from the exons ATGGCTTCCTCGATGGACACAGCCACTTTCTTCTCAAAAGGAACCTCAGAGCAGTACAAATTTGTACTGAGTTTATATACAGACGCCGTACGACTGAAAGCCGAGCTGAAGAAGGTCAAGAAACCCGAGGAACTGATCAAACTGGACAAATG GTACCAGAACGAGCTTCCGAAGGTGTTAAAATCTCGGGGCAAAGACCGCCACTTAAACCACGAAGAACTGGTCCAGGCTATGAAATGGAAATTGGCT AGAGGCAAATTCTACCCGCAGCTGTCTTACCTAATCAAAGTGAACACGCCCAAAGCCGTAATGTCTGAAACAAAGAAAGCTTTCCGAAAGTTGCCAAATTTGGAGAGCGCCATCACCGCACTGACCAACCTGAAGGGTGTCGGCACCACAATGGCCTCTGCCCTTTTGGCTGCTGCTTGCCCAGAAGAGGCACCTTTCATGGCCGACGAATGCCTCATGGCCATTCCAGACTTTGAAGGCATTGACTATACTACTAAAGAGTACTTGAATTTCGTGCAGCACATTAAGACAGTCGTGGACAGGCTCAACAAAGAAA ACCCTCCTCCGGCTGAAGAAGATGCCTGGACTCCTCACAAAGTAGAGTTGGCTCTCTGGTCACACTACATTATCTCCGTGAATAAGCCTGAACTGTTGGAAGAGGCCCCCAAGAATGGAAACTCTCATCATACAGCTGCCAATGGAATATCCAAAACAGAT GAGTCCATCTCAGATGACAGTACACAGGACACAAGCAGCAAGGACTCTCCAGCCCCAACGGGTATTATCGTCAGCCCAGAAGACTCGTTACTTGAGGCACCAACCGAAGACTCGATGGAAGCAAACACGGGCAACGAAGAGTCTAGCAGTCAGGACTTGCCTGAAGAGGCCAAGGAAGAATCTCAGCCGGCAGCAGGTGCTCCCGCACCAGAGCCAATCGTGGCCGAAAAGGAGCCAGAGCCGGCCGCCGAGGAGCCTAAACAAGTGCAGCCTGACGAACCTGAAAAGAAGAAAGAGGAGATGACGACAACCACAACGGAAACAGCCGCCGAGAAGGAGGCTGCCATCGATGAGCAGCCAGCGGCGAAGCGGCCCAAAGTTGATGGAGGCGAAGACTAG
- the Ucp4A gene encoding mitochondrial uncoupling protein 4, whose product MNQQVIEKLAIEPKRSKSLAGAVSTTYTVSVIAATFAEFVTYPLDLTKTRLQIQGERGGTHGKYRGMWATAGGIIREEGFFKLWCGMTPAIYRHMVYSGVRIVTFEFLRDSVMSKDPDGSFPIWKSAMSGVIAGALAQLLANPADLVKVHIQMEGKRRLMGEPPRVFGTWHAFTEIVKKGGVRGLWKGSVPNVQRAALVNLGDLTTYDTAKRFILTHTNLPDTYVTHTLSSGCAGLVAATMGTPADVIKTRIMNQPTDAKGNGLLYKGSIDCLMKTVQNEGMFALYKGFFPVWIRMAPWSLTFWLSFEKIRSTLVASGF is encoded by the exons ATGAACCAGCAGGTCATCGAGAAGTTGGCGATCGAGCCGAAACGAAGCAAAAGCCTTGCAGGCGCCGTTTCAACCACCTACACAGTTTCGGTGATTGCTGCTACATTTGCCGAATTCG TCACATATCCTCTGGACTTGACAAAAACACGTCTGCAAATTCAAGGCGAGCGGGGTGGAACTCAT ggcAAGTACAGAGGCATGTGGGCCACTGCCGGTGGGATTATTAGGGAAGAGGGCTTCTTCAAATTGTGGTGCGGCATGACTCCAGCCATCTACCGACACATGGTATACTCAGGAGTTCGGATTGTCACGTTCGAATTCCTCAGAGACAGTGTAATGAGTAAAGACCCAGATGGCTCCTTCCCTATCtg GAAATCAGCTATGTCCGGCGTGATTGCTGGCGCCCTCGCCCAGCTACTTGCCAACCCTGCCGACCTGGTCAAGGTGCACATCCAGATGGAGGGCAAGCGCAGGCTAATGGGAGAACCACCAAg agtgTTTGGCACGTGGCACGCATTCACAGAGATTGTTAAGAAGGGAGGTGTGCGTGGACTGTGGAAGGGCTCGGTTCCTAATGTACAGCGAGCTGCTCTAGTCAACCTTGGGGACCTCACCACCTACGATACTGCcaagagatttattttgacgCACACTAACCTACCAGATACCTATGTTACCCATACCCTCTCAAG TGGTTGTGCTGGGCTTGTAGCAGCAACAATGGGCACCCCTGCTGACGTGATCAAAACTCGAATCATGAATCAGCCGACTGACGCCAAAGGAAA TGGTTTGCTGTACAAAGGTTCAATCGACTGTCTGATGAAAACTGTGCAGAATGAAGGCATGTTCGCCCTGTACAAGGGCTTCTTCCCGGTGTGGATCAGAATGGCACCGTGGTCGCTTACATTTTGGCTATCGTTCGAGAAAATCCGTAGCACGCTCGTTGCCTCAGGGTTTTAA